A single region of the Anaeromicrobium sediminis genome encodes:
- a CDS encoding GNAT family N-acetyltransferase — translation MEKYILTVLNEDYAKEICSWRYEGDYSVYDFSDWNVVVENRWDLSIKDKREAEFLAILLNNELIAYGRIVLYEEKAVIGVGLKPSWCGQGYGRKVMEVLIEESKKRLPNYTIGLEVRSFNKRAINCYKSIGFEIKNKYIKNTFKGKDEFIYMEYMGRYNT, via the coding sequence ATGGAAAAATATATTCTAACAGTATTAAATGAAGATTATGCTAAAGAAATTTGTAGTTGGAGATACGAAGGAGATTACTCAGTATACGATTTTTCAGATTGGAATGTAGTAGTAGAAAATAGATGGGATTTATCCATAAAGGATAAAAGAGAGGCCGAGTTTCTTGCAATATTACTTAATAATGAGTTAATTGCATATGGGAGAATCGTATTATATGAGGAAAAAGCAGTTATTGGTGTTGGCTTAAAGCCTTCCTGGTGTGGACAGGGTTACGGAAGGAAGGTAATGGAAGTATTAATTGAAGAATCTAAAAAAAGATTGCCCAATTATACAATAGGATTAGAGGTGAGAAGTTTTAATAAAAGAGCAATTAATTGTTATAAAAGTATTGGTTTTGAAATTAAAAATAAGTATATAAAAAATACTTTTAAAGGTAAAGATGAATTTATTTATATGGAATATATGGGAAGATATAATACTTAA